One Glycine max cultivar Williams 82 chromosome 4, Glycine_max_v4.0, whole genome shotgun sequence DNA segment encodes these proteins:
- the LOC100785978 gene encoding B-box zinc finger protein 21 isoform X1 — MKIHCDVCNKHQASFFCTADEAALCDGCDHRVHHANKLASKHQRFSLTHPSAKHFPLCDVCQERRAFVFCQQDRAILCKECDVPIHSANDLTKNHSRFLLTGIKFSASATPYDYSSPPPPPPPPPPKRNPVLDSPSTPSPPKPGGNSLTNEEEPGFTGSSISEYLINSIPGMKFEDFLDSHSLPFACSKNSDDMLSLFGEGNMVSFSPGGFWVPQAPPSSVQMDRQSGYRETREGSIRSSFGDDNFIVPQMSPPSNVSNKRSRLLW, encoded by the exons ATGAAGATCCACTGCGACGTGTGTAACAAGCACCAGGCCTCTTTCTTCTGCACCGCCGACGAAGCTGCCCTATGCGACGGCTGCGACCACCGCGTCCACCACGCCAACAAGCTCGCCTCCAAACACCAACGCTTCTCCCTCACCCACCCCTCTGCGAAACATTTTCCCCTCTGCGATGTTTGCCAG GAGAGAAGAGCCTTCGTGTTTTGTCAGCAAGATAGAGCGATTCTGTGCAAAGAGTGTGACGTGCCCATTCATTCTGCCAACGACCTCACCAAGAACCATAGCAGGTTTCTTCTCACTGGGATTAAGTTCTCTGCTTCTGCCACGCCTTATGATTattcatcaccaccaccaccaccaccaccaccaccacccaaGAGAAACCCTGTTCTCGATTCTCCTTCAACACCGTCACCGCCTAAGCCTGGGGGAAACTCGCTAACAAACGAAGAAGAACCTGGTTTCACAGGTAGCAGCATTTCAGAGTACTTGATAAACTCTATCCCAGGCATGAAGTTCGAAGATTTCCTCGATTCACATTCTCTTCCCTTTGCTTGCTCCAAG AATAGTGATGACATGTTGTCGCTGTTTGGTGAGGGAAACATGGTTTCTTTCTCACCCGGTGGGTTCTGGGTTCCTCAAGCACCACCATCTTCAGTACAAATGGATCGGCAGAGTGGGTACAGAGAGACAAGGGAAGGTAGCATTAGATCAAGTTTTGGAGATGATAATTTCATAGTTCCACAGATGAGTCCTCCCAGCAATGTGTCTAATAAGAGATCCAGGCTTCTCTGGTAA
- the LOC100785978 gene encoding B-box zinc finger protein 21 isoform X2, whose product MKIHCDVCNKHQASFFCTADEAALCDGCDHRVHHANKLASKHQRFSLTHPSAKHFPLCDVCQERRAFVFCQQDRAILCKECDVPIHSANDLTKNHSRFLLTGIKFSASATPYDYSSPPPPPPPPPPKRNPVLDSPSTPSPPKPGGNSLTNEEEPGFTGSSISEYLINSIPGMKFEDFLDSHSLPFACSKQLIIV is encoded by the exons ATGAAGATCCACTGCGACGTGTGTAACAAGCACCAGGCCTCTTTCTTCTGCACCGCCGACGAAGCTGCCCTATGCGACGGCTGCGACCACCGCGTCCACCACGCCAACAAGCTCGCCTCCAAACACCAACGCTTCTCCCTCACCCACCCCTCTGCGAAACATTTTCCCCTCTGCGATGTTTGCCAG GAGAGAAGAGCCTTCGTGTTTTGTCAGCAAGATAGAGCGATTCTGTGCAAAGAGTGTGACGTGCCCATTCATTCTGCCAACGACCTCACCAAGAACCATAGCAGGTTTCTTCTCACTGGGATTAAGTTCTCTGCTTCTGCCACGCCTTATGATTattcatcaccaccaccaccaccaccaccaccaccacccaaGAGAAACCCTGTTCTCGATTCTCCTTCAACACCGTCACCGCCTAAGCCTGGGGGAAACTCGCTAACAAACGAAGAAGAACCTGGTTTCACAGGTAGCAGCATTTCAGAGTACTTGATAAACTCTATCCCAGGCATGAAGTTCGAAGATTTCCTCGATTCACATTCTCTTCCCTTTGCTTGCTCCAAG CAATTGATCATAGTTTAA